In one Euzebya rosea genomic region, the following are encoded:
- a CDS encoding ABC transporter ATP-binding protein produces MSLLHVNNLKVTYNDVVLVLRGLSFQVPEGSVVALLGSNGAGKTTTLKALTGLLRYEDGEVEDGQMDFGGEPLRGLPPERIVDLGLSLVPQGRRVFEDLSVEENLRIGGFRRPDQSEVRGECELFLGQFPRLRQKRHQPAGLLSGGEQQMLVLGRALLARPKLLLLDEPSLGLAPLHVAEAFRTLRHINRDLGTTILVVEQNAGSALAIAEYCYVMENGRIVIDGTSEELLANEDVQEFYLGMSDLDQRRRYDAVKAYRRRKRWLS; encoded by the coding sequence TTGAGCCTCCTCCACGTCAACAACCTCAAGGTGACCTACAACGACGTCGTGCTCGTCCTGCGGGGTCTCTCCTTCCAGGTCCCGGAGGGGTCGGTGGTTGCACTTCTTGGCAGCAACGGGGCTGGAAAGACCACCACGCTGAAGGCGCTCACCGGCCTGCTGCGCTACGAGGACGGCGAGGTCGAGGATGGGCAGATGGACTTCGGTGGTGAACCCCTCCGCGGGCTTCCGCCAGAGCGGATAGTGGATCTGGGACTGTCGCTGGTTCCGCAAGGCAGACGGGTCTTCGAGGACCTGTCGGTCGAGGAGAACCTGCGGATCGGCGGCTTCCGACGCCCCGATCAGTCCGAGGTTCGCGGGGAGTGCGAGCTGTTCCTCGGTCAGTTCCCGCGACTCCGTCAGAAACGTCACCAGCCAGCCGGACTGCTCTCCGGCGGGGAGCAGCAGATGCTCGTGCTTGGTCGGGCCCTCCTGGCACGTCCGAAGTTGCTGTTGCTTGACGAACCCTCCTTGGGGCTCGCCCCGCTCCACGTCGCCGAGGCCTTCCGCACGCTGCGTCACATCAATCGCGACCTCGGCACCACGATCTTGGTGGTCGAGCAGAACGCCGGCTCCGCCCTGGCGATCGCGGAGTACTGCTATGTGATGGAGAACGGACGCATCGTCATCGACGGCACCAGCGAGGAGCTACTTGCCAACGAGGACGTGCAGGAGTTCTACCTCGGGATGAGTGATCTCGACCAACGACGACGGTACGACGCCGTCAAGGCCTACCGCAGACGAAAGAGGTGGCTCTCATGA
- a CDS encoding ABC transporter ATP-binding protein yields MTVGLKVRDLTLHLGGVTALSNVDLTVHPSTVHALIGPNGAGKTSFFNCISGFYRPTPTSSVVLGEDELLGRRPDQVAQLGVARVFQNVELFGRATTLQNMMMGRHRLMRSTLLSDALWLRRTRREETDHRARVEELIEFLEMEDVRDVATYDLPYGMQKRVELGRALAMEPRLLLLDEPVAGMNTEEKEDVARFVLDIKRLLNVTMILIDHDMHFVMDLADHVSVLEFGTLIADGTPGQVQGDERVIEAYLGGAEGLDLSIDGQDSWVGALRR; encoded by the coding sequence ATGACCGTTGGACTCAAGGTCCGTGACCTGACCCTCCACTTGGGTGGGGTGACGGCGCTGAGCAACGTCGACCTGACCGTGCACCCGAGCACCGTGCACGCGCTGATCGGCCCGAACGGTGCCGGGAAGACCAGCTTCTTCAACTGCATATCGGGCTTCTATCGACCCACACCCACCTCCTCGGTCGTGCTGGGGGAGGACGAGCTCCTTGGCCGGCGGCCCGACCAGGTGGCCCAGCTCGGCGTCGCCCGGGTCTTTCAGAACGTCGAGCTGTTCGGACGGGCGACGACCTTGCAGAACATGATGATGGGACGTCATCGGCTCATGCGCTCCACGCTGTTGAGCGATGCCCTCTGGCTGCGTCGTACGCGACGTGAGGAGACGGATCACCGGGCACGTGTGGAGGAGCTCATCGAGTTCCTGGAGATGGAGGACGTTCGCGATGTCGCGACCTATGACCTGCCCTACGGGATGCAGAAGCGTGTGGAGCTCGGGCGTGCGCTCGCGATGGAACCGCGCCTGTTGCTGTTGGACGAACCAGTGGCGGGCATGAACACCGAGGAGAAGGAGGACGTGGCGCGCTTCGTGCTCGACATCAAGCGGCTGCTGAACGTGACGATGATACTCATCGACCATGACATGCACTTCGTGATGGACCTCGCCGATCATGTTTCCGTCCTGGAGTTCGGCACGCTCATCGCTGATGGGACTCCTGGCCAGGTGCAAGGCGACGAGCGGGTGATCGAGGCCTACCTTGGCGGGGCTGAAGGCCTGGACCTGTCCATCGATGGGCAGGACAGCTGGGTTGGGGCGCTACGACGATGA
- a CDS encoding AMP-dependent synthetase/ligase, whose translation MLRRNARDRGEQVALRWKELGVWREATWEQYHQRVRDVAFGLIGLGATPGSDSIAILADNCVEWVLADLGAQSIGVVSVGVYPTNTAPQVEYIVQHAGCSVAVVYDQEQLDKLLESDLPGLRAIVVVEEKGLARYEDSRIYTFEDLESLGHKHPDNDPEQFDRFVDDTTTDDVGIIVYTSGTTGQPKGAMISHRNVLAMADGWLQLTPFREDDTVVSYLPLCHILERCMSVFLPLLVGSTVHFGEGVHTISKDLREIAPTVFVGVPRIWEKMHATHEVSISESSRMNRAMFRRGMAIAEAVQRRREQGQSLPLGLRVGYWLARVLVLDAVVDQLGLRRSRFLMCGAAPVAPEILRFFDALGLPVREAYGQTECAGLATIHSGDQRRYGTVGHLSPAVQVRLADDGEILLRGDSVFRGYHRNDEATARTVVDGWLHTGDVGTMDGDCLRITDRKKDIIITAGGKNVSPQEVENHLKLSPYVKEAVVIGDRRKYLVALVQIDYENTGLWAEREGIGYTNYKDLATTPEVADMVTQEVRRLSDQLARVEQVKKVSILTKELDEDDDELTATQKVRRRVIEERYHELIESLYTEVP comes from the coding sequence TTGCTGCGCCGCAACGCCCGGGACCGAGGGGAGCAGGTGGCTCTGCGTTGGAAGGAGCTCGGGGTATGGCGAGAAGCCACCTGGGAGCAGTACCACCAGCGAGTTCGTGACGTCGCCTTCGGGTTGATCGGACTGGGGGCGACACCGGGTTCGGACAGTATCGCGATCCTGGCCGACAACTGCGTCGAGTGGGTGCTGGCGGATCTCGGCGCGCAGTCCATCGGGGTGGTCTCCGTAGGCGTCTACCCGACCAACACGGCCCCGCAGGTCGAGTACATCGTGCAGCACGCTGGCTGTTCGGTGGCGGTGGTCTATGACCAGGAACAGCTGGACAAGCTCCTCGAGAGCGACCTTCCCGGCCTCCGCGCCATCGTTGTGGTCGAGGAGAAGGGCCTGGCGCGGTACGAGGACTCCCGGATCTACACCTTCGAGGACCTCGAGTCCTTGGGGCACAAGCATCCTGACAACGACCCTGAGCAGTTCGACCGGTTCGTGGATGACACCACCACCGACGACGTCGGCATCATCGTCTACACCTCCGGCACCACCGGCCAGCCGAAGGGTGCGATGATCTCCCATCGCAACGTCCTGGCGATGGCCGACGGATGGTTGCAGCTGACACCCTTCCGGGAGGACGACACCGTGGTGTCTTACCTCCCGCTGTGCCACATCCTCGAACGCTGCATGTCGGTGTTCCTCCCGCTGTTGGTGGGTTCCACCGTGCACTTCGGGGAGGGAGTGCACACCATCAGCAAGGACCTTCGCGAGATCGCTCCCACCGTCTTCGTCGGGGTGCCGCGCATCTGGGAGAAGATGCATGCCACCCACGAGGTGTCGATCAGCGAGAGCAGCCGCATGAACCGTGCGATGTTCCGCAGGGGGATGGCGATCGCCGAAGCCGTCCAGCGTCGTCGGGAGCAGGGCCAGTCCCTACCGCTGGGCCTCCGCGTCGGATACTGGCTGGCTAGGGTGCTGGTGCTGGACGCGGTGGTGGATCAGCTGGGCCTTCGTCGCAGCAGGTTCCTGATGTGTGGCGCGGCACCGGTGGCCCCGGAGATCCTCCGCTTCTTCGATGCGCTCGGCCTGCCGGTCCGTGAGGCCTACGGACAGACCGAGTGCGCCGGACTCGCGACCATCCACTCAGGCGATCAGCGGCGGTACGGAACGGTCGGGCACCTGTCCCCGGCGGTCCAGGTCCGACTGGCCGACGACGGCGAGATACTCCTACGCGGTGACTCGGTCTTCCGCGGTTACCACCGCAACGACGAGGCCACCGCCAGAACCGTCGTGGACGGGTGGTTGCACACCGGTGATGTCGGGACCATGGACGGCGACTGCCTCCGCATCACTGACCGGAAGAAGGACATCATCATCACCGCCGGGGGGAAGAACGTCTCGCCCCAGGAGGTGGAGAACCACCTCAAGCTGAGCCCGTATGTCAAGGAGGCGGTCGTCATCGGCGATCGGCGCAAGTATCTCGTCGCGCTCGTGCAGATCGACTACGAGAACACCGGCTTGTGGGCCGAGCGGGAAGGGATCGGGTACACCAACTACAAGGACTTGGCCACCACGCCCGAGGTCGCGGACATGGTCACCCAGGAGGTGCGGCGCCTGTCCGACCAGCTGGCCAGGGTGGAGCAGGTCAAGAAGGTGTCGATCCTCACCAAGGAGCTCGACGAAGACGATGACGAGCTGACGGCGACCCAGAAGGTTCGCCGAAGGGTGATCGAGGAGCGATACCACGAGCTCATCGAGTCCCTCTACACCGAGGTGCCCTAG
- a CDS encoding branched-chain amino acid ABC transporter permease — MRLLQVLTDGLSNGSLYALVALGFVLVYRSTKVLNFAHGELLMVGAYFALVLLVDLDLPYLLAVPAAIAGAGLVAWVLQRWVLRRLLDEEVFSVVLVTLGLSLILRSAVAFVFGVRERALPAPVDTYVDVGPVNVWSVHLLAIGATVLVFASVGMFYRRSRYGLAMRAMASDQAVARLMGVSAFTVFGLSWLIAGGLAAVTGVLAGHTVFVSNNLGFVAIRALPAAVIGGLDSVRGALLGGLLLGMVEQLASFYVGGETRELAAFTALLLVLVVRPYGLFGTPEIKRV, encoded by the coding sequence ATGCGGCTCCTCCAGGTCCTCACCGACGGGCTTTCCAACGGCAGCCTCTACGCGCTCGTCGCGCTTGGGTTCGTCCTCGTCTACCGCTCCACCAAGGTGCTCAACTTCGCCCACGGCGAGTTGCTCATGGTGGGCGCCTACTTCGCGCTTGTGCTTCTCGTGGACCTCGACCTTCCCTACCTCCTCGCGGTTCCCGCCGCGATTGCCGGTGCAGGTCTGGTCGCCTGGGTGCTGCAGCGTTGGGTGCTCCGTCGACTGCTCGACGAGGAGGTCTTCTCCGTCGTCCTCGTCACCCTTGGCCTCTCGCTGATCCTTCGGTCGGCCGTGGCCTTCGTGTTCGGTGTCCGTGAACGGGCACTCCCGGCTCCGGTGGACACCTACGTCGATGTCGGTCCGGTCAACGTCTGGAGCGTGCACCTGTTGGCGATAGGGGCGACGGTCCTCGTCTTCGCGTCCGTCGGGATGTTTTATCGGCGCAGCAGGTACGGGCTCGCGATGCGCGCCATGGCATCAGACCAGGCTGTCGCCCGCCTGATGGGTGTCAGCGCGTTCACGGTGTTCGGGCTGTCATGGCTCATCGCCGGTGGCCTTGCCGCGGTGACCGGGGTGCTTGCGGGCCACACGGTCTTTGTGAGCAACAACCTGGGGTTTGTGGCCATCAGAGCACTGCCGGCGGCAGTGATCGGCGGTCTCGACAGCGTCCGAGGGGCCCTGCTGGGCGGTCTCCTGCTGGGCATGGTCGAACAGCTCGCGAGCTTCTATGTCGGGGGTGAGACCCGCGAGCTGGCGGCGTTCACCGCCCTACTCCTCGTCCTCGTCGTGCGGCCCTACGGGTTGTTCGGTACCCCAGAGATAAAGAGGGTGTGA
- a CDS encoding branched-chain amino acid ABC transporter permease → MARSGNFHTSYRSERALWPTTGRRAWTTLLALVLALYPLIVGEYFVHLANQALIVVIGAVGLSLLTGQTGLISLAHAAFIAVGGYAVGVVSVQTELSLLTGLGVAVLCAVALSVLVGLPSLRLDSLYLAIATMAFHFALLFTVTRFELTGGNFGLRLEQTRLLNWIIDTRREFYVVLLVVAVGAVLMAANLRRSRTGRAWGAVRDRDLAAQAMGVNLARLKLYAFAVSGAYGAVAGGLSAAYLGTTGPDHYTFELAVQYLAIVIVGGLTSLAGTVMSAVLLSLMPEFLRLATGWLQGPLPALADNLLLLQSGLYGLVLVVVLLVQPEGLNGIWIRAKRWWLNYPYSYR, encoded by the coding sequence TTGGCACGTTCTGGAAACTTCCACACGAGCTACCGCAGCGAACGGGCGCTGTGGCCGACCACGGGCCGCCGCGCCTGGACCACGCTCCTGGCGCTCGTGCTGGCGCTGTACCCTCTCATAGTTGGGGAGTACTTCGTCCACCTCGCCAACCAGGCACTGATCGTGGTGATCGGCGCAGTGGGCCTGTCCCTGCTCACCGGCCAGACGGGGCTCATCTCGCTCGCCCATGCCGCCTTCATCGCGGTCGGTGGCTATGCGGTCGGCGTCGTCTCGGTCCAGACCGAGCTCTCCCTGCTCACCGGCCTCGGCGTCGCCGTCCTGTGCGCGGTCGCTCTGAGCGTCCTGGTGGGCTTGCCCTCTCTACGGCTGGACAGCCTGTACCTCGCCATCGCCACGATGGCCTTCCACTTCGCGTTGCTGTTCACCGTGACCCGCTTCGAGCTGACCGGCGGGAACTTCGGGCTCCGGTTGGAGCAGACTCGGCTGTTGAACTGGATCATCGACACGCGTCGGGAGTTCTACGTCGTGCTTCTCGTCGTCGCAGTGGGGGCGGTGCTGATGGCCGCCAACCTCCGCCGCTCCCGGACCGGGAGGGCGTGGGGGGCAGTGCGAGACCGCGATCTGGCCGCACAGGCGATGGGGGTCAACCTCGCCAGGCTGAAGCTCTACGCGTTCGCGGTCAGCGGGGCGTACGGCGCGGTCGCCGGCGGACTCTCCGCGGCGTACCTCGGGACCACAGGACCTGACCACTACACCTTCGAGCTTGCGGTGCAGTACCTGGCCATCGTGATCGTGGGTGGCCTCACGTCCCTTGCCGGAACGGTGATGTCGGCGGTCCTGCTCTCGCTGATGCCCGAGTTCCTCCGGTTGGCCACAGGTTGGCTCCAGGGGCCCCTCCCTGCACTCGCGGACAACCTTCTCCTCCTGCAGTCCGGCCTGTATGGCCTTGTCCTGGTTGTGGTGCTGCTCGTCCAACCCGAGGGCCTGAACGGCATCTGGATCCGGGCCAAGCGATGGTGGTTGAACTACCCGTACAGCTACCGCTGA
- a CDS encoding Phenylacetic acid catabolic protein, with protein MSSQPGWVSLVESWAEDLFLHGHDLARWITDYVDLEESLAVGSMSQEDLAHAAALWSALDHDPEWRDQKVYRSDPTTWCPSRLCASRLREWPDTVVRGLLVAEGALTLLEHLREQAEPLRHVAEVLAAEQRLHAHHWQRWVRLLSRDPATRGEFTKVLADTCAVAGDLFGAPPGPTEVDGERREGLHATWSARVRSVLTASGVEPPQLPPRSARTFVDDHSPLIVILEGARGVRAAHPEWNYEVVD; from the coding sequence GTGAGCTCCCAACCCGGATGGGTCTCCCTCGTCGAGTCCTGGGCTGAGGACCTCTTCCTCCACGGCCACGACCTCGCTCGCTGGATCACCGACTACGTCGACCTCGAGGAGTCGCTGGCTGTCGGCTCGATGAGCCAGGAGGACCTCGCCCACGCGGCTGCCCTCTGGTCTGCACTTGATCACGACCCGGAATGGCGCGATCAGAAGGTCTATCGGAGCGATCCAACCACATGGTGTCCGTCGCGTCTGTGCGCCAGCCGGCTTCGGGAGTGGCCGGACACCGTGGTACGGGGCCTTCTGGTCGCGGAGGGGGCACTGACGTTGCTGGAGCACCTGCGTGAACAGGCAGAGCCCCTCCGCCATGTGGCAGAGGTCCTCGCCGCAGAGCAGCGTCTGCACGCCCACCACTGGCAGCGATGGGTCCGTCTGCTCAGCCGCGATCCTGCCACCAGGGGGGAGTTCACCAAGGTGCTCGCGGACACCTGCGCCGTCGCGGGCGACCTGTTCGGTGCTCCACCGGGCCCGACGGAGGTCGACGGCGAGCGTCGTGAGGGCTTGCACGCCACATGGTCGGCGCGGGTTCGTTCGGTGCTGACCGCTAGCGGGGTGGAGCCCCCGCAGCTACCGCCACGCTCGGCACGCACGTTCGTGGACGACCATTCTCCGTTGATCGTGATCCTGGAAGGCGCCCGAGGTGTACGGGCCGCCCATCCTGAATGGAACTACGAAGTCGTGGACTGA
- a CDS encoding iron-sulfur cluster assembly protein: MTDKIASIRHALDRVEDPEIAISLRDLGVLREVQVTDSHVQVRLVPTRVACPGRALMASRVREAVESVDSTLAVDIIWDHESWDPGDISPAGCSVLHQQGFVAESAADPVCPYCGGLELRPAGDFGGSLCKRPFTCSSCGSTVDMLAGASLPLVRVT; the protein is encoded by the coding sequence ATGACTGACAAGATCGCCTCGATCCGACACGCGCTGGATCGCGTGGAGGATCCTGAGATCGCCATCAGCCTACGCGACCTCGGCGTTCTGCGTGAGGTCCAGGTGACTGACAGCCATGTACAGGTGCGCCTGGTACCCACCCGCGTCGCCTGCCCTGGAAGGGCGCTGATGGCCTCGCGGGTGCGTGAGGCCGTCGAGTCCGTGGACTCGACGTTGGCTGTGGACATCATCTGGGACCACGAGTCCTGGGATCCGGGCGACATCAGCCCTGCCGGCTGCTCGGTCCTGCACCAGCAGGGCTTCGTGGCCGAGTCCGCCGCTGACCCCGTCTGTCCGTATTGTGGCGGGCTGGAGCTTCGGCCGGCAGGTGACTTCGGAGGTTCTCTGTGCAAGCGTCCGTTCACCTGTAGCAGCTGTGGCTCCACCGTCGACATGCTGGCGGGCGCATCCCTTCCCCTTGTGCGGGTGACGTGA